One genomic region from Mycoplasmopsis meleagridis encodes:
- the tpiA gene encoding triose-phosphate isomerase, which translates to MKKLFFMANWKCNINTAKTIEFMKEFDKLYKELVKNTDKELIFNNNEIVIAPSLVSLGVFKSPLIPKIPNLELGAQNVSAYGYGPYTGEVCAEMLHALDVKYVIVGHCERRKHCKEDDELVYKKVKNVINANMIPIICVGESEEENKTEKTKQIIEKQILNAIKDLDYEKLIISYEPTWAVGSHAAIPDQANEICKFIKKITSNKCKVLYGGSVNIKNVDKLASQEYIDGFLIGTASLNPKEFLEITTCEID; encoded by the coding sequence ATGAAAAAATTATTTTTTATGGCTAATTGAAAATGTAATATTAACACTGCTAAAACTATTGAATTTATGAAAGAATTTGATAAGTTGTACAAAGAATTAGTTAAAAACACAGATAAAGAATTAATATTCAATAACAATGAAATAGTTATTGCTCCATCATTAGTTTCTTTGGGAGTATTTAAATCCCCTTTAATTCCTAAAATACCAAATTTAGAATTAGGAGCACAAAATGTCTCTGCTTATGGTTATGGACCTTATACTGGAGAAGTATGTGCTGAGATGTTACATGCCTTAGATGTTAAATATGTTATTGTTGGACATTGTGAAAGAAGAAAACATTGTAAAGAAGATGACGAATTAGTTTATAAAAAAGTTAAAAACGTTATTAATGCAAATATGATTCCTATTATTTGTGTAGGCGAAAGTGAAGAAGAAAATAAAACCGAAAAAACTAAGCAAATTATTGAAAAACAAATTTTAAATGCCATTAAAGATTTAGATTATGAAAAATTAATTATTTCCTATGAACCTACTTGAGCAGTTGGTTCTCACGCCGCAATTCCTGATCAAGCTAATGAAATTTGTAAATTTATTAAAAAAATAACCTCTAACAAATGTAAAGTACTTTATGGAGGGAGCGTTAACATCAAAAACGTGGATAAATTAGCTTCACAAGAATATATTGATGGCTTTTTAATAGGTACTGCTTCTTTAAATCCTAAAGAATTTTTAGAAATAACTACTTGCGAAATAGATTAA
- the ligA gene encoding NAD-dependent DNA ligase LigA produces the protein MLKASIEIKKHMLDLVQKINQWNKEYFLDNNPSVSDLVYDKALLELEELEKKYPLDINPNSPTQNVGGYLNNKFQKVLHDKEMLSLSKAYNYDEITKFIENIKKIVPIEKINFSLEPKIDGLSISLHYKNGYLIRALTRGDGKEGEDVTDNIKVIDSIPKIINYENSLEVRGEIFLSKENFKILNESFHKKGEKGFANPRNAASGTLRQLDNKVVLERNLSAFLYELVEPNKHNINTQKDAIKFIKELNLPVNNLFKVVEIEDLEEEINNFAEIKNNLAYDTDGLVIKLNNLTYWEKLGKTAKFPKHSIAFKYDVEQAISTILDIKATVGRTGKITYVANLTPVELNQTIVQNATLHNYNFIKLHNIDIGDEVIIIKAGEIIPKILDTVNKKSATNYHKVLFCPSCNYELKEIEGNVDQYCLNKFCEEKMINSLIHFCSRKALNIAGLGENTIREFFKNNILRNILDIFSLEEKKEIIQNLPNFGSLKYKNIIDSINERKKCKFSDILFALGIKHLGERASKILANNYNNFAELLNDKELEKITNLTNIGPKTIESLKNYINDDENKLFLLKLESYLNYFETNKMSLSNNLFNLSFAITGKLSKNRDYFQNLILSHGGKVSNSLSSKTSYLLAGEDAGSKLLKAKELKIKIINEEEFNLLISKEQ, from the coding sequence ATGTTAAAAGCATCAATAGAAATTAAAAAACATATGTTAGATTTAGTGCAAAAAATTAATCAGTGAAATAAAGAATATTTCCTAGATAATAACCCTAGTGTAAGTGATTTAGTATATGACAAAGCTCTATTAGAACTAGAAGAATTAGAAAAAAAATATCCTTTAGATATTAATCCTAATTCGCCGACACAAAATGTTGGAGGTTATTTAAACAATAAATTTCAAAAAGTTTTGCATGATAAAGAAATGCTTTCTTTAAGTAAAGCTTATAACTATGATGAAATTACTAAATTCATTGAAAATATTAAAAAAATTGTACCTATTGAAAAGATTAATTTTAGCTTAGAACCTAAAATTGATGGTTTATCTATTAGTTTGCATTATAAAAATGGTTATTTAATAAGAGCTCTAACAAGAGGAGATGGCAAAGAAGGAGAAGATGTTACAGATAATATAAAAGTAATTGATTCTATTCCTAAAATAATTAATTATGAAAATAGTTTAGAAGTAAGAGGAGAAATTTTTTTATCGAAAGAAAATTTTAAAATTTTAAACGAATCTTTTCATAAAAAAGGCGAAAAAGGTTTTGCCAATCCTAGAAATGCAGCTAGTGGAACACTAAGACAACTTGATAATAAAGTAGTTTTAGAAAGAAATTTATCAGCTTTTTTATATGAATTAGTTGAGCCTAATAAACATAATATTAATACTCAAAAAGATGCTATCAAATTTATAAAAGAATTAAATCTACCAGTGAATAATTTATTTAAAGTTGTTGAAATAGAAGATTTGGAAGAAGAGATTAATAATTTTGCTGAAATAAAAAATAATTTAGCTTACGATACAGATGGTTTAGTTATTAAATTAAATAATTTAACCTATTGAGAAAAATTAGGCAAAACTGCCAAGTTTCCTAAACATTCAATTGCTTTTAAATATGATGTTGAACAAGCAATTTCAACTATTTTAGACATAAAAGCTACAGTAGGAAGAACTGGCAAAATTACTTATGTAGCTAATTTGACTCCTGTTGAATTGAATCAAACAATAGTTCAAAATGCAACTTTACATAATTATAATTTTATAAAGCTTCATAACATTGATATAGGAGATGAAGTAATTATTATTAAAGCAGGCGAAATAATTCCTAAAATTTTAGATACAGTTAATAAAAAATCAGCAACAAATTATCACAAAGTTCTCTTTTGCCCTTCATGTAATTATGAATTAAAAGAAATTGAAGGAAATGTTGATCAATATTGTTTGAATAAATTTTGCGAAGAGAAAATGATTAATTCTTTAATTCACTTTTGTTCTAGAAAAGCTTTAAATATAGCAGGATTAGGTGAAAATACAATAAGAGAATTTTTTAAAAATAATATTCTTAGAAACATTTTAGACATTTTTTCACTGGAAGAAAAAAAAGAAATAATTCAAAATTTACCTAATTTTGGATCATTAAAATACAAAAATATTATTGATAGTATTAATGAGAGAAAAAAATGCAAATTTAGCGATATTTTATTTGCTTTAGGAATTAAACACTTAGGTGAGAGAGCTTCTAAAATTTTAGCCAATAATTATAATAATTTTGCTGAATTGTTAAATGATAAAGAATTAGAAAAAATTACTAATTTAACTAATATAGGCCCTAAAACAATTGAATCGTTAAAAAACTATATTAATGACGATGAGAATAAGCTTTTCCTTCTAAAATTAGAATCATATTTAAATTATTTCGAAACTAATAAGATGTCTTTATCTAATAATTTGTTTAATTTATCATTCGCTATTACTGGTAAATTAAGCAAAAATAGAGATTATTTTCAAAATCTAATACTTAGTCACGGAGGTAAAGTTAGCAATTCACTAAGTTCAAAAACTTCCTATTTATTGGCAGGTGAAGATGCTGGAAGCAAGCTTTTAAAAGCAAAAGAATTAAAAATAAAAATTATTAATGAAGAAGAATTTAATTTACTTATTAGCAAGGAGCAATAA
- a CDS encoding phosphoglycerate kinase translates to MHNKYIDDIDFRGEIVIMRVDLNVPLENGVIMSNKRIVSSLESIKKIINDNAKLVLFSHLGRVKEEKDLKSKSLFPVAVELSRLLGKKVTFVNETRGSLLEKAINEMKWGDIVLVQNTRYEDLNGKAESKNSDELAKYWASLGTFFVNDAFGTAHRKHASNYGIAKYAKKTAVGYLVEKEIEALSKLTNDPERPYMAIVGGSKVSDKIEILNSLVEQVDRLFIVGGMAYTFEVAKGRTIGTSLFDENNLDFARDFLEKHGEEKVFLPIDYAVVDDFVDQKPTIYENNIPDGKMGLDIGPKTVKKFQKAMKKAKTVVWNGPAGVIEFENFRKGTLGLMEGISKLKNAFTVVGGGDSAAFVEQQNKENLFSHVSTGGGATLEFLKTGSLETIDLILNDNK, encoded by the coding sequence ATGCACAATAAATATATTGATGACATTGACTTTAGAGGCGAAATAGTTATCATGAGAGTGGATTTAAATGTACCACTTGAAAACGGTGTAATTATGTCTAACAAAAGAATTGTTTCTTCTTTAGAATCAATTAAAAAAATTATTAACGATAATGCTAAGCTAGTTCTTTTTTCTCACTTAGGCAGAGTAAAAGAAGAAAAAGATTTAAAAAGTAAATCTTTATTTCCTGTAGCAGTAGAACTTTCTAGATTATTAGGCAAAAAAGTTACTTTTGTAAATGAAACAAGAGGCTCTTTACTAGAAAAAGCTATTAATGAAATGAAATGAGGAGACATTGTTTTAGTTCAAAATACCCGTTATGAAGATTTAAATGGTAAGGCCGAAAGTAAAAATAGTGATGAATTAGCAAAATATTGAGCTTCATTAGGTACATTCTTTGTAAATGATGCTTTTGGTACAGCACATAGAAAACATGCTTCAAATTATGGTATTGCTAAGTATGCTAAAAAAACGGCAGTTGGCTATTTAGTTGAAAAGGAAATTGAAGCTTTATCAAAATTAACAAATGATCCCGAAAGACCATATATGGCTATTGTAGGGGGAAGCAAAGTTAGTGATAAAATAGAAATTTTAAATAGTTTAGTTGAACAAGTTGATAGATTATTTATAGTTGGCGGTATGGCATATACTTTTGAAGTTGCAAAAGGCAGAACTATAGGAACATCGCTATTTGATGAAAATAATTTAGATTTCGCTAGAGACTTTTTAGAAAAACACGGTGAAGAAAAAGTATTTTTACCAATTGATTATGCTGTAGTTGATGATTTTGTAGACCAAAAACCAACAATTTATGAAAATAATATTCCAGATGGTAAAATGGGTCTTGACATAGGTCCTAAAACTGTTAAAAAATTCCAAAAAGCTATGAAAAAAGCAAAAACTGTGGTTTGAAATGGACCAGCAGGAGTAATTGAATTTGAAAACTTTAGAAAAGGTACATTAGGTTTAATGGAAGGAATTTCTAAATTGAAAAATGCTTTCACAGTAGTTGGAGGAGGAGATAGTGCTGCTTTTGTTGAACAACAAAATAAAGAAAATTTATTTAGTCATGTTTCTACTGGCGGTGGTGCTACGCTTGAATTTTTAAAAACTGGTTCATTAGAAACGATTGATTTAATTCTTAACGATAACAAATAA